A part of Corynebacterium afermentans subsp. lipophilum genomic DNA contains:
- a CDS encoding mismatch-specific DNA-glycosylase translates to MHDRIPDPCRLLIVGINPGRLTEEVDAPFAYPGNRFWPALEAAGITPYRVHANEGLSEEDSAMLAERGIGFTNLVGRMTPKASDLSKAELVEGGEVVRGVVEKHQPAAVMFAGIGAYRDAYRRPKATRGLQPETLAGVPVWVVGNPSGLNAHETVATLAESYREVWEATAPL, encoded by the coding sequence ATGCACGACCGTATTCCCGATCCTTGCCGGCTCCTCATCGTCGGCATCAACCCCGGCCGCCTCACCGAGGAGGTGGACGCGCCCTTTGCCTACCCGGGCAACCGCTTCTGGCCGGCGCTGGAGGCCGCGGGCATCACCCCGTACCGAGTCCACGCCAATGAGGGGCTTTCGGAGGAGGACTCGGCGATGCTCGCCGAGCGCGGCATCGGCTTTACCAACCTGGTGGGGCGCATGACGCCGAAAGCGTCCGACCTTTCCAAGGCGGAACTCGTTGAGGGAGGAGAGGTGGTGCGGGGCGTCGTCGAAAAGCATCAGCCCGCAGCCGTCATGTTCGCAGGCATCGGGGCGTACCGCGATGCCTATCGACGACCAAAGGCCACCCGCGGCCTCCAGCCCGAGACCCTCGCCGGAGTGCCGGTGTGGGTGGTGGGCAACCCCAGCGGGCTCAACGCGCACGAGACCGTGGCCACGCTCGCCGAGAGCTACCGGGAGGTCTGGGAGGCGACCGCGCCGCTTTGA
- the nadA gene encoding quinolinate synthase NadA, with amino-acid sequence MWTDEVRKLQRERNAVILAHNYQIPEIQDIADFTGDSLALSRIAADTDADVIVFCGVHFMAESAKILSPDKTVLIPDQDAGCSLADSITAEQLQQWKDEHPGAVVVSYVNTTADVKALTDVCCTSSNAVEVVDSIDPDREILFCPDQFLGAHVKRLTGRENIRIWAGECHVHAGINGKELAEQASAHPDAPLYIHPECGCANSAIFLAGEGVIQPERVHMLSTGGMLDQADRDTEGTVLVATEVGMLHQLRKRAPLADFQPVNPQASCRYMKMITPEKLVRSLRDLRDEITVPEDVAAKARQSLERMIAIGTPGSGE; translated from the coding sequence ATGTGGACCGATGAAGTACGCAAACTTCAGCGCGAACGAAACGCCGTCATTCTGGCGCATAATTATCAGATCCCGGAGATCCAGGACATCGCCGACTTCACCGGCGATTCACTCGCGCTATCTCGTATCGCCGCCGACACCGACGCAGACGTGATCGTGTTCTGCGGTGTGCACTTTATGGCGGAAAGCGCCAAGATCCTCAGCCCCGACAAAACGGTGCTCATCCCGGACCAAGATGCCGGATGCTCGCTGGCGGACTCCATCACCGCTGAGCAACTTCAGCAATGGAAGGACGAACACCCTGGTGCGGTCGTCGTCAGTTATGTGAATACCACCGCCGATGTTAAGGCCCTTACGGACGTCTGCTGCACCTCCTCGAACGCCGTTGAGGTGGTGGATTCTATCGATCCGGACCGTGAGATCCTCTTTTGCCCCGACCAGTTCCTCGGCGCCCACGTGAAGCGCCTGACCGGCCGCGAGAACATCCGTATCTGGGCGGGCGAATGCCACGTCCACGCAGGAATCAACGGCAAGGAGCTTGCGGAGCAAGCGTCGGCGCACCCCGATGCGCCGCTGTATATCCACCCAGAATGCGGTTGTGCGAATTCCGCAATCTTCCTCGCTGGTGAAGGAGTGATCCAACCGGAGCGTGTGCACATGCTATCCACCGGCGGGATGCTCGACCAAGCAGACCGCGACACAGAAGGAACTGTGCTCGTAGCCACCGAAGTGGGCATGCTGCACCAGTTGCGAAAGCGGGCTCCGCTGGCGGATTTCCAGCCCGTGAACCCCCAAGCTAGTTGCCGGTACATGAAGATGATCACCCCAGAAAAGCTGGTTCGCAGCCTGCGTGACCTCCGCGACGAGATAACCGTGCCCGAGGACGTCGCGGCGAAGGCGCGCCAGTCATTGGAGCGGATGATCGCGATCGGCACACCGGGAAGCGGTGAGTAG
- a CDS encoding MFS transporter translates to MAAGYFLVLIDQGFMPVITPLLPFEVSGAVWLTSIYLLCTVAPMPATGKLGDAFGQRRVFLIGLAIYVAALVFAGASWSFGSLVVARGLQGLGAAVFLPQAFGLIPRVFGEDTQGRAFAAWGVIGSVASLIGPVVGGAVADGFGWRAAFFAQAALGAVALVAGLVALPRLPRSNERVTLLPVVLSFGGLGLLVYGIQFGQWPSILLGALLIGVLVLSARNGTDDGFLPVELMLNRSFALGALGVAAMGFTVASMFIPLMYWLQTVAGASPTASGAVTAPMSVFALVLTPVAGYLTDRRDPGKLCAAGFSVSAAGLALAIALIHTGAGVWWFTAVTSLLGIGGAFVWAPNAAVTMRGVPEHETGAASGLYNTARQVGSVLGVALVGMVLASGAIESTAGWALALPCAAMLIGAASSLRLRG, encoded by the coding sequence TTGGCTGCGGGGTATTTTCTTGTGCTGATCGACCAGGGCTTCATGCCCGTGATCACCCCGCTGTTGCCTTTCGAGGTTTCCGGCGCGGTGTGGTTGACCAGCATCTACCTGCTGTGCACGGTCGCACCGATGCCTGCCACAGGCAAGCTTGGCGACGCCTTCGGGCAACGCCGCGTCTTCCTCATCGGCTTGGCCATCTATGTGGCCGCCCTGGTGTTCGCCGGCGCGTCGTGGTCCTTCGGCTCCCTGGTGGTGGCCCGCGGCCTGCAGGGTCTGGGCGCCGCGGTGTTTTTGCCGCAGGCGTTTGGGCTGATCCCGCGGGTGTTCGGAGAAGACACACAAGGCCGGGCGTTTGCAGCCTGGGGCGTGATCGGCTCGGTGGCGTCGCTGATCGGCCCGGTGGTCGGTGGGGCAGTGGCAGACGGCTTCGGCTGGCGTGCCGCGTTTTTCGCGCAAGCCGCGCTTGGTGCGGTGGCGCTGGTCGCTGGGCTGGTCGCGCTGCCGCGGCTGCCGCGCAGCAACGAGCGGGTGACGCTGTTGCCTGTGGTGCTTTCCTTCGGCGGGTTGGGGCTGCTTGTCTACGGCATTCAGTTCGGGCAGTGGCCCTCGATCCTCTTGGGCGCGCTGCTGATCGGCGTGCTGGTGCTCTCAGCCCGCAACGGCACCGATGACGGGTTCCTGCCCGTGGAGCTCATGCTGAACCGCTCGTTTGCGCTCGGCGCGCTGGGCGTGGCTGCGATGGGCTTTACCGTGGCGTCGATGTTCATCCCGCTGATGTATTGGCTGCAAACCGTCGCTGGTGCCTCGCCGACGGCATCCGGCGCCGTCACTGCGCCCATGTCCGTGTTCGCGCTCGTGCTCACCCCGGTTGCCGGGTACCTGACGGACCGTCGCGACCCGGGCAAACTCTGCGCCGCGGGCTTTAGCGTCTCCGCGGCTGGTCTGGCACTCGCGATCGCTCTGATTCACACCGGGGCGGGCGTGTGGTGGTTTACCGCAGTGACCTCGCTGTTGGGCATCGGTGGCGCGTTCGTGTGGGCACCCAACGCGGCGGTGACCATGCGCGGTGTCCCCGAGCACGAAACCGGCGCGGCTTCCGGGTTGTACAACACCGCCCGCCAGGTCGGGTCCGTCCTCGGTGTGGCACTGGTAGGCATGGTGCTGGCTTCCGGCGCCATCGAATCCACCGCCGGTTGGGCGCTTGCGCTGCCGTGCGCGGCGATGCTGATCGGCGCGGCGTCGTCGCTTCGGCTTCGCGGGTAG
- a CDS encoding PrsW family glutamic-type intramembrane protease, whose translation MSVVHAGVWLLIAWLALRNHPGQMAHAMPGWVAAAFFCGAALYAPSVNANDAAVSLQGRLGLSNLQFGLISPTAEELLKFTAVFVLCTMVIRIQRPVEAVTIAIAVGFGYSAVEDSTYILKGALENLNSDLEGSLVAVGMRCLPAPWAHAFYTGLTAWGLGNFLCRTDKPMRWRVGQLLGWYLFGYAGHATFNTATELPGDVAPIIGLFASAIFVFAGGIWFYARSRKIGRLTVAGSAGSEDT comes from the coding sequence ATGAGCGTTGTGCACGCAGGCGTCTGGCTGCTCATCGCCTGGCTTGCGCTGCGCAACCATCCGGGACAGATGGCTCATGCCATGCCGGGGTGGGTGGCCGCAGCGTTTTTCTGTGGCGCCGCGCTTTATGCACCATCCGTCAACGCAAACGACGCCGCGGTGTCGCTGCAGGGCCGACTCGGGTTGAGCAACCTGCAGTTCGGCCTCATCTCCCCTACCGCGGAGGAGCTACTGAAGTTCACCGCCGTGTTTGTATTGTGCACCATGGTTATCCGCATCCAGCGTCCTGTCGAGGCCGTTACTATCGCCATTGCTGTGGGATTCGGGTACTCCGCGGTCGAGGACTCGACGTACATTCTTAAGGGAGCGCTGGAAAACCTCAATTCCGACCTCGAGGGCTCACTGGTCGCTGTCGGCATGCGTTGCCTTCCCGCCCCGTGGGCGCACGCCTTCTACACGGGGCTAACCGCCTGGGGTCTGGGCAATTTCCTGTGCCGCACCGACAAGCCCATGCGCTGGCGCGTCGGTCAGCTGCTTGGGTGGTACCTGTTCGGGTACGCCGGCCACGCGACGTTCAATACCGCGACTGAGCTGCCGGGCGATGTCGCCCCGATTATCGGTCTCTTCGCCAGCGCGATCTTTGTGTTCGCAGGCGGTATCTGGTTCTACGCGCGCAGCCGCAAAATTGGCCGTCTGACAGTGGCAGGTTCTGCTGGGAGCGAAGACACCTAG
- the nadC gene encoding carboxylating nicotinate-nucleotide diphosphorylase produces MTTPAQPILPPLNKEAIQRLIRLGLAEDFAHGPDATSVATIDMDAVLTAQVVPRQDGTVAGIDVVGWTMHEISSAVDVSVHAADGDRVTAGDCLATVSGPARVILSAERTALNLLTYASGIATATSAWTEVISDTRARVRDSRKTLPGYRDLAKYAVRCGGGVNHRMSLGDAALIKDNHVASVGSAADAYRRTANAFPGLPLEVEVDDLDQLTEVLELKPTLVMLDNFEVEDTRVAVARRDALSPATMLESSGGLTLDRARAYADTGVEFLAVGALTHSVTILDIGLDALT; encoded by the coding sequence ATGACAACGCCTGCTCAGCCGATCCTCCCTCCACTGAATAAGGAGGCCATACAGCGACTCATCCGTCTCGGTCTCGCGGAGGACTTCGCTCATGGCCCCGACGCCACATCCGTGGCGACAATTGACATGGATGCGGTTCTTACTGCACAGGTGGTCCCTCGCCAGGACGGGACCGTCGCGGGAATCGACGTTGTGGGATGGACTATGCACGAGATTTCCTCCGCCGTCGACGTGTCTGTGCACGCCGCCGACGGCGATCGAGTGACGGCCGGTGACTGTCTTGCTACGGTGTCCGGCCCGGCGCGCGTCATTCTGTCGGCGGAACGGACTGCATTGAATCTGCTCACCTACGCTAGCGGCATCGCGACCGCGACTTCTGCGTGGACGGAGGTTATTTCCGACACTCGGGCGCGGGTGAGGGATTCCCGGAAAACGCTTCCCGGCTACCGCGATTTGGCGAAATACGCCGTGCGTTGCGGCGGAGGTGTCAACCACCGCATGAGTTTGGGTGACGCAGCACTGATCAAGGACAACCACGTCGCGAGCGTCGGTAGCGCAGCCGACGCATATCGACGCACGGCCAACGCATTCCCAGGCCTCCCCCTTGAGGTCGAAGTGGATGACCTAGATCAGCTCACCGAGGTCCTGGAATTGAAGCCGACTCTGGTCATGCTGGACAATTTTGAGGTGGAAGACACGCGGGTGGCGGTCGCCCGGCGAGATGCCCTGTCCCCAGCGACGATGCTCGAATCCTCGGGTGGCTTGACGCTTGATCGCGCCCGCGCCTACGCGGACACGGGCGTTGAATTCCTCGCCGTCGGCGCGCTCACGCACTCGGTGACCATCCTGGATATTGGTCTCGACGCGCTGACCTGA
- a CDS encoding GNAT family N-acetyltransferase, with the protein MMLLEQMARAYEVWMPLQLREWYTADERRELAVQEMRPQAQHVANEEFGAGFRDHLKPLGGPDVPDPLAWANRRVEFADGQWCVAGIRFLGLDPDKAFVHVVATSVPPQHDRLGTYTKQLHHEFADFGPLAIRFELPNPPEDADIDQWTIAGLVSELRRKPRRPQHERVRLTPADPSETAPYADEVLGNVAKQRPEVRTWTEAATQEQLQSCAETGALCAIEVDGQRAGIIAAARDDANGMRGFQVYEFLLDDNARGRGLAPVAMQLLCDVLPANPGDTLWGSVHVGNGPSIGNALAVGREKTAAFVWVQRRGEL; encoded by the coding sequence ATGATGCTGCTTGAACAGATGGCGCGCGCGTACGAGGTGTGGATGCCACTTCAGCTTCGCGAGTGGTACACCGCAGACGAGCGGCGTGAGCTCGCGGTGCAGGAGATGCGCCCGCAGGCGCAGCATGTGGCAAACGAGGAGTTCGGCGCGGGCTTTCGCGACCATTTGAAACCTCTCGGCGGCCCGGACGTGCCCGATCCGCTGGCGTGGGCGAACCGGCGCGTTGAGTTTGCGGACGGGCAGTGGTGCGTCGCCGGGATCCGCTTTCTGGGCCTGGACCCGGACAAGGCGTTCGTGCACGTCGTGGCGACATCCGTGCCACCGCAGCACGACCGCCTAGGCACGTACACCAAACAGCTGCACCACGAGTTCGCGGACTTCGGCCCGCTGGCCATCCGCTTCGAGCTGCCGAACCCGCCCGAGGACGCGGACATTGACCAGTGGACCATCGCCGGGCTCGTCTCCGAGCTGCGGCGGAAACCGCGCCGCCCGCAGCACGAACGCGTCCGGCTCACCCCAGCAGACCCCTCGGAGACGGCGCCATATGCCGATGAGGTGCTCGGCAACGTCGCAAAGCAACGGCCCGAAGTACGCACCTGGACGGAGGCCGCGACCCAGGAGCAGCTGCAGAGCTGCGCGGAGACCGGTGCGCTGTGTGCGATCGAGGTAGACGGGCAGCGCGCGGGCATCATTGCGGCGGCCCGCGACGATGCAAACGGCATGCGCGGCTTCCAGGTCTACGAGTTCCTCCTCGACGACAATGCCCGCGGTCGCGGCCTCGCACCTGTGGCGATGCAGTTGCTTTGCGACGTCCTGCCGGCCAATCCCGGTGACACTTTGTGGGGGTCGGTGCACGTGGGCAATGGGCCGTCGATAGGCAATGCGCTCGCAGTCGGCCGCGAGAAGACGGCGGCATTTGTGTGGGTGCAGAGACGGGGCGAGCTGTAG
- the gatB gene encoding Asp-tRNA(Asn)/Glu-tRNA(Gln) amidotransferase subunit GatB yields MTAYDLMDYDEVLEKYDPVMGLEVHVELATETKMFSTSSAHFGAEPNTNIDPVSLGLPGALPVVNAKGVEWAIKIGLALNCKIAESSRFARKNYFYPDQPKNYQISQYDEPIAYDGYLDVVLEDGTEWRVEIERAHMEEDTGKLTHLGSASGRITGATASLVDCNRAGIPLIEIVTKPIIGAGERAPEVAKAYVGALRELVKALGVSDARMDQGSMRCDANVSLRPVGQEEFGTRTETKNINSLKSVEQAVRFEMQRQAAVLQDGGEVVQETRHYQEKDGSTSKGRPKEEASDYRYFNDPDLPPVIAKPEWVEEIRATLPELPWVRRARIQEEWQLPEKEFRDLVNAGALDLIVDTVEAGATPDEARAWWVSYINGKANEAGKDLDALGVTPADVARVVELVKEGKLTTKLGRQAIDGVIAGEGSVDEVVAARGLEVVRDDGAIEKAVDEALAANPDIVEKYRAGNKKVTGAIVGAVMKATQGKADPGQVNQLIAKKLAE; encoded by the coding sequence ATGACTGCGTACGACCTGATGGATTACGACGAAGTACTCGAAAAGTACGACCCCGTGATGGGCCTTGAGGTGCACGTCGAGCTCGCCACCGAGACGAAGATGTTCTCCACCTCCTCCGCACACTTCGGCGCGGAGCCGAACACGAACATCGACCCGGTCTCGCTCGGGCTTCCCGGTGCGCTGCCGGTGGTCAACGCCAAGGGTGTGGAGTGGGCCATCAAGATCGGCCTGGCGCTGAACTGCAAGATCGCCGAGTCCTCGCGGTTCGCGCGCAAGAACTATTTCTACCCGGATCAGCCGAAGAACTACCAGATCTCCCAGTACGACGAGCCGATCGCCTACGACGGCTACCTGGACGTCGTGCTCGAGGACGGCACCGAGTGGCGCGTGGAGATCGAGCGCGCGCACATGGAGGAAGACACCGGCAAGCTCACCCACCTAGGCTCCGCCTCCGGCCGCATCACCGGCGCCACCGCGTCGCTGGTGGACTGCAACCGCGCGGGCATCCCGCTGATCGAGATCGTGACCAAGCCGATCATCGGCGCCGGCGAGCGCGCACCCGAGGTGGCCAAGGCCTACGTCGGCGCACTGCGCGAGCTGGTCAAGGCCCTCGGCGTCTCCGACGCGCGCATGGACCAGGGCAGCATGCGTTGCGACGCCAACGTGTCCCTGCGCCCGGTTGGCCAGGAGGAATTCGGCACCCGCACCGAGACGAAGAACATCAACTCCCTGAAGTCCGTCGAGCAGGCCGTGCGCTTTGAGATGCAGCGCCAGGCCGCGGTCCTGCAGGACGGCGGGGAAGTGGTCCAGGAGACCCGCCACTACCAGGAGAAGGACGGCTCCACCTCCAAGGGCCGCCCGAAGGAAGAGGCGAGCGACTACCGCTATTTCAACGATCCAGATCTTCCGCCGGTGATTGCCAAGCCGGAGTGGGTCGAGGAAATCCGCGCCACCCTGCCAGAGCTGCCGTGGGTGCGCCGTGCGCGCATCCAGGAGGAGTGGCAGCTGCCGGAGAAGGAGTTCCGCGACCTGGTCAACGCCGGCGCGCTCGACCTGATCGTGGACACCGTCGAGGCTGGCGCCACGCCCGATGAGGCCCGCGCATGGTGGGTCTCCTACATCAACGGCAAGGCCAACGAGGCCGGCAAGGACCTCGACGCCCTCGGTGTCACCCCGGCCGACGTCGCCCGCGTGGTGGAGCTGGTCAAGGAAGGCAAGCTGACCACCAAGCTGGGCCGCCAGGCCATCGACGGCGTCATCGCTGGCGAAGGTTCTGTCGACGAGGTCGTCGCCGCCCGCGGCCTGGAGGTCGTGCGCGATGACGGCGCGATTGAGAAGGCCGTCGACGAAGCGCTGGCCGCCAACCCGGACATCGTGGAGAAGTACCGCGCCGGCAACAAGAAGGTCACCGGCGCCATTGTCGGTGCGGTGATGAAGGCGACCCAGGGCAAGGCCGACCCGGGGCAGGTCAACCAGCTCATCGCGAAGAAGCTCGCGGAGTAG
- a CDS encoding ATP-dependent 6-phosphofructokinase: MRLATLTSGGDCPGLNAVIRGIVRTANTEYGSTVVGYRDGWVGLMEDRRVDLYDDAYMDSLLLRGGTVLGTGRLHPDKFKAGLDQIKANLDDAGVDALIAIGGEGTLKGAKWLSDNGIPVVGVPKTIDNDVAATDYTFGFDTAVSVATDAIDRLHTTAESHNRILIVEVMGRHVGWIALHAGMAGGAHYTVIPEEPFDIAEICKAMERRFQMGEKYGIIVVAEGAVPKEGTMDAGLGEEDEFGHTTFNGMGQIIGDEVKKRLGYDVRTTVLGHTQRGGTPTAYDRVLATRYGVHAARAAHDGNFGQCVALHGEDIELVALEDAVAQLKTVPERRYATAKAMFT, from the coding sequence ATGCGACTTGCCACTTTGACCTCCGGCGGCGACTGCCCCGGCCTCAACGCTGTTATCCGCGGTATTGTTCGTACCGCCAACACGGAATACGGTTCCACCGTCGTGGGCTACCGCGACGGCTGGGTGGGCCTGATGGAAGACCGTCGCGTCGACCTGTACGACGACGCCTACATGGACTCCCTGCTCCTGCGTGGCGGCACCGTGCTGGGCACCGGCCGCCTGCACCCGGACAAGTTCAAGGCGGGCCTGGACCAGATCAAGGCCAACTTGGACGACGCCGGCGTGGACGCGCTTATCGCCATCGGCGGCGAAGGCACGCTCAAGGGCGCGAAGTGGCTCTCCGACAACGGCATCCCGGTGGTGGGCGTGCCCAAGACCATCGACAACGACGTCGCCGCGACCGACTACACCTTCGGCTTCGATACTGCCGTGTCCGTGGCCACCGACGCCATCGACCGGCTCCACACCACGGCTGAGTCCCACAACCGCATCCTCATCGTGGAGGTGATGGGACGCCACGTGGGCTGGATCGCCCTCCACGCCGGCATGGCCGGCGGCGCGCACTACACCGTGATCCCCGAGGAACCCTTCGACATCGCGGAGATCTGCAAGGCGATGGAGCGGCGATTCCAGATGGGGGAGAAGTACGGCATCATCGTCGTCGCAGAAGGCGCGGTGCCGAAAGAGGGCACGATGGACGCGGGCTTGGGGGAAGAAGACGAGTTCGGCCACACGACGTTCAACGGCATGGGCCAGATCATCGGCGACGAGGTGAAAAAGCGGCTCGGCTACGACGTGCGCACCACCGTGCTCGGCCACACCCAGCGCGGCGGCACTCCCACTGCTTATGACAGGGTCTTGGCCACCCGCTACGGCGTCCACGCCGCGCGCGCAGCCCACGACGGCAACTTCGGCCAGTGCGTGGCCCTGCACGGCGAGGACATCGAACTGGTCGCGCTCGAAGACGCCGTGGCACAGCTCAAGACCGTGCCCGAGCGTCGCTACGCCACCGCGAAGGCAATGTTCACCTAG
- a CDS encoding YkvI family membrane protein yields MGKTFKIALALVGLTVGAGFASGQEVIQYFLSFGYWGIAGAAVAGISIAVFSGWVYQLGSYYLADNHSVVFRSVSRPWLAKYMDITTMFTLFCIGFVMVAGAGANLEQQFGFPTWVGSAIMVVLLLLSGLLDVDKLTSVISFITPLLIICLLGAFVITLMNIPDDFGYINEIAQTNPHASGTFDNWLITALNYATLVMIMDTSMMLVFAGSHMNPAQTGKGGLLGGIMFAVLLMILVFILFCNMEAVMDADLPLLKVFDTMHPAVGVFVSIVIYLMIYNTAVGLFYALGRRLSNDKPGKFRVYYGIVVLVGFALSFIGFADLVGWVYPVLGYLGLVLGIVMGVAWFRDRKNIQDETGRRERLAELAGSQLDPESSDLTGAERSEVDSLTSDSNVGGKELWQSVQEEVAADMHADSSSDFDIKTVPALDPESDSYAGAPDSQDEKIQWEAYEEMYKTGEFPAVKPEQKPKGK; encoded by the coding sequence ATGGGTAAAACCTTCAAAATCGCCCTTGCGCTCGTGGGCCTCACGGTCGGCGCGGGCTTCGCATCCGGCCAGGAGGTAATCCAGTACTTCCTGTCCTTCGGCTACTGGGGCATCGCCGGCGCCGCCGTGGCCGGCATCAGCATCGCCGTGTTCAGCGGCTGGGTCTACCAGCTCGGCTCCTACTACCTGGCGGACAACCACAGTGTGGTCTTCCGCAGCGTGTCCAGACCATGGCTGGCCAAATACATGGACATCACCACCATGTTCACGCTGTTCTGCATCGGCTTCGTCATGGTCGCCGGCGCAGGCGCCAACCTGGAGCAGCAGTTCGGCTTCCCCACCTGGGTCGGCTCCGCCATCATGGTCGTGCTGCTTTTGCTGTCCGGCTTGCTGGACGTGGACAAGCTCACCAGCGTGATCTCCTTCATCACGCCGCTGCTGATCATCTGCCTGCTCGGCGCATTCGTGATCACGCTGATGAACATCCCGGACGACTTCGGCTACATCAACGAAATCGCGCAGACCAACCCGCACGCATCCGGCACCTTCGACAACTGGCTGATCACCGCGCTGAACTACGCCACGCTGGTGATGATCATGGACACCTCCATGATGCTTGTCTTCGCCGGCTCCCACATGAACCCGGCCCAGACCGGCAAGGGCGGCCTGCTCGGCGGCATCATGTTCGCCGTGCTGCTGATGATCCTGGTGTTCATCCTGTTCTGCAACATGGAAGCAGTCATGGACGCGGATCTGCCGCTGCTGAAGGTCTTCGACACCATGCACCCGGCCGTAGGCGTGTTCGTTTCCATCGTCATCTACCTGATGATCTACAACACCGCCGTCGGTCTCTTCTACGCGCTCGGCCGCCGCCTGAGCAACGACAAGCCGGGCAAGTTCCGCGTCTACTACGGCATCGTGGTGCTGGTCGGCTTCGCGCTGTCCTTCATCGGCTTCGCCGACCTGGTCGGCTGGGTCTACCCGGTCCTGGGCTACCTGGGCTTGGTGCTGGGCATCGTCATGGGTGTGGCCTGGTTCCGCGACCGCAAGAACATCCAGGACGAGACCGGCCGCCGCGAGCGTCTCGCCGAGCTCGCCGGCAGCCAGCTTGATCCCGAGAGCTCGGACCTCACCGGCGCGGAGCGCAGCGAGGTCGACTCGCTGACCTCCGACTCCAACGTCGGAGGCAAGGAACTGTGGCAGTCGGTGCAGGAAGAGGTTGCGGCGGACATGCACGCCGACTCCTCCAGCGACTTCGACATCAAGACCGTCCCGGCCCTGGACCCCGAGTCCGACTCCTACGCTGGCGCCCCGGATTCCCAGGACGAGAAGATCCAGTGGGAGGCGTACGAGGAGATGTACAAGACCGGCGAGTTCCCCGCCGTCAAGCCTGAGCAGAAGCCCAAGGGCAAGTAA
- a CDS encoding PrsW family glutamic-type intramembrane protease: protein MQKNLILQGVGGLVILACVARFVYALTQVPWTPAFGAAAAAFVLISVAAAWLLLHRHPGRPGNPWWLPVGVIAGVGLGGVMPLVNSAYLDAAQQLPDVVTYLFSSIPEETAKLLAALLVIAAFAPVRRPVESAVVGMAVGAGFSVAEIVTNSAIKATLDLHSEYRDGAIFMLVMVVVGPFAHAVYTGLAAWGLGQFLCRTDQPLGWRLPRIAGWFLLAAALHGAFNAARMLPGVAGLVGAIAVTVLLWVLLIRLYRRSRALASQTSR from the coding sequence GTGCAGAAGAACCTCATCCTCCAAGGTGTTGGCGGCCTGGTGATCCTCGCGTGCGTGGCACGGTTCGTCTACGCACTTACCCAGGTGCCGTGGACGCCTGCGTTCGGCGCTGCAGCGGCGGCATTCGTCCTCATTTCTGTCGCGGCGGCGTGGCTCCTTTTGCACCGCCACCCAGGACGGCCTGGGAATCCGTGGTGGCTGCCAGTCGGCGTGATTGCCGGGGTGGGCTTAGGCGGCGTGATGCCACTCGTCAACTCCGCTTACCTCGATGCGGCGCAGCAGCTGCCCGACGTTGTGACGTACCTGTTTTCCTCGATTCCGGAGGAGACTGCCAAACTGCTGGCTGCGTTACTGGTCATCGCCGCTTTCGCGCCGGTGCGCCGACCCGTCGAGTCGGCGGTGGTCGGCATGGCGGTCGGCGCCGGCTTCTCAGTCGCCGAGATCGTAACCAATTCAGCGATTAAAGCGACGCTGGATCTGCACTCGGAGTATCGCGACGGCGCAATTTTTATGCTTGTGATGGTTGTCGTGGGGCCGTTTGCTCACGCGGTCTACACCGGCCTGGCGGCGTGGGGCCTCGGGCAGTTCCTGTGCCGCACCGACCAGCCTTTGGGCTGGCGCCTCCCCCGGATTGCCGGCTGGTTCCTCCTCGCCGCTGCGCTCCACGGGGCGTTCAACGCTGCCCGTATGCTTCCCGGTGTCGCGGGTCTCGTCGGCGCGATCGCGGTCACGGTACTGCTGTGGGTGCTGCTGATCCGGCTCTACCGTCGCTCCCGCGCTCTCGCCTCCCAGACCTCCCGGTAG